The Synechocystis sp. PCC 7509 genome includes a window with the following:
- the hrcA gene encoding heat-inducible transcriptional repressor HrcA has protein sequence MQVKLTNRQQHILWATIRHYIATAEPVGSKALVDGYKLRVSPATIRNAMGVLEKAGLLYQPHTSAGRVPSDSGYRIYVDELITPSDISTRQLEQILQLRKEDWSLETLLQGAAQILATVSGCITLITMPQTSTASLRHLQLVQVDPGRVMVIVVTDGYETQSALMELPRAEDSPIDAEVVERELQILSNFLNSQLRGQSLAQLAVLDWSQLNLEFQRYGDFLTNFLADLHRRAKPPAATQIMIRGVSEVLRQPEFSQLQQVKTIIHLLEEEQEQLWQLIFTPEVVGLGRQRVTVRIGAENPLEPIRGCTLISSTYLRGTVPVGSVGVLGPTRMDYETAIAVVEAAADYLSEALS, from the coding sequence ATGCAAGTCAAGCTTACCAATAGACAACAACATATACTTTGGGCAACAATCCGCCATTACATCGCCACGGCAGAGCCTGTAGGTTCAAAAGCTTTAGTAGATGGGTATAAGCTGCGCGTCAGCCCCGCAACAATTCGCAATGCTATGGGGGTACTGGAAAAAGCTGGATTGCTCTATCAACCCCACACATCGGCGGGTAGAGTACCGTCAGATTCTGGCTACCGAATTTATGTAGATGAATTAATTACTCCTTCAGACATTTCAACTCGCCAGTTAGAGCAAATATTGCAATTGCGTAAAGAAGATTGGAGTTTGGAAACTTTACTGCAAGGTGCGGCGCAAATCCTCGCCACTGTTAGCGGTTGTATTACGCTAATTACGATGCCACAAACCAGTACCGCTAGTTTGCGCCATCTCCAGCTAGTACAGGTAGATCCGGGGCGAGTAATGGTAATTGTCGTTACCGATGGCTACGAGACACAATCGGCGTTGATGGAGTTACCTAGAGCAGAAGATAGTCCCATTGATGCGGAAGTGGTAGAAAGAGAGTTGCAAATTCTTTCTAATTTTTTAAATAGTCAATTGCGAGGGCAAAGTTTAGCTCAGTTAGCGGTACTAGATTGGAGTCAATTAAACTTAGAATTTCAACGCTATGGGGATTTTTTGACGAATTTCTTAGCTGATTTGCATCGTCGCGCCAAACCACCCGCCGCAACTCAAATTATGATTCGTGGTGTATCGGAAGTATTGCGTCAACCAGAATTTTCGCAATTGCAGCAAGTAAAAACAATTATCCATCTGTTGGAAGAAGAACAAGAACAACTTTGGCAGTTAATATTTACACCAGAGGTTGTAGGATTGGGCAGGCAGCGAGTAACAGTAAGAATTGGCGCAGAGAACCCTTTAGAGCCAATTCGCGGTTGTACGTTGATTTCGTCTACTTATTTGCGGGGTACTGTACCTGTAGGTAGTGTAGGAGTATTG
- a CDS encoding rhodanese-like domain-containing protein, whose amino-acid sequence MSAQFSPPIVSVSVEELAQHLNSGAIEGLQLIDVRELEEIAIASIPNFTILPLSQFNQWAEQITTRFDPHKETLVLCHHGVRSAQMCQWLASQGFTNVKNITGGIDAYASQCDRGIALY is encoded by the coding sequence ATGTCAGCCCAATTTTCACCGCCGATTGTTTCCGTTAGTGTAGAAGAACTTGCCCAACATCTCAATAGTGGTGCAATAGAAGGATTGCAGTTGATAGACGTAAGAGAATTAGAAGAAATTGCGATCGCCTCTATACCTAATTTTACGATTTTGCCTTTGAGTCAATTTAACCAATGGGCGGAGCAAATAACTACCCGTTTCGATCCTCACAAAGAAACCTTGGTATTGTGTCATCACGGTGTTCGCTCTGCTCAAATGTGTCAGTGGTTAGCTAGTCAAGGATTTACCAATGTTAAAAATATTACTGGTGGGATTGATGCCTACGCTAGTCAGTGCGATCGGGGCATTGCTTTGTACTAA
- a CDS encoding DUF3352 domain-containing protein translates to MNQKSFFSILVIVVLFLTGIGGCKSLGATLIGSQKTPAAAIFVPKQAPIMVSMLINPDRLEDLAQVVASSKEKRKTKDELNRLKTSVLANTGIDYEQDIKPWVGDEITAAIASRDLDRDPSNGQQPGYVLAVATKDAQKSRDFVELLFAKKAIAGANLVIEEFNGIRLLSNSPRLPLESLSTKSEGGFSGAVVGNDFVLFANHPQVLKEAINNVQAPDLNLTTSNQYQQALAQLPARKVGLAFLNYPSLSTEKENQLSPTYESQIVALELNPQGLLAETTIVAGLDKEILPPISTLSQPSKALQYIPASVSLAISGVDLSKLSSSNLQQFWAQVSPGLSVTQLIEKPLAQLQASWGINLKDDIFNWVQGEYALGKLPNNDWIFVVERSDRAIAGIEKLNAIASAQELTVTSLPLANQKVSAWTQLTPVAAQSASSSAITLSAKVKGVHTTVGNYEIFTTSIDAMEQVLKTDKNGSLADNSQFLASTNAFPQPNAGYVYVDWQANQAIVKQQLPIISLLEIAGKPFFSNLRSLTISSYDNKEDLLTGGAFFKFNSK, encoded by the coding sequence ATGAATCAAAAGTCATTTTTTTCTATATTAGTTATTGTAGTTCTATTTCTAACGGGGATTGGCGGTTGTAAGAGCTTGGGAGCAACGTTAATTGGTAGCCAAAAGACTCCCGCCGCCGCGATATTTGTGCCTAAGCAAGCGCCGATTATGGTATCAATGCTCATAAATCCCGATCGCCTAGAAGATTTGGCGCAAGTGGTAGCAAGTTCTAAAGAAAAACGCAAAACTAAAGATGAATTAAACAGACTCAAAACTAGCGTACTAGCGAATACGGGCATTGACTACGAGCAAGATATTAAGCCTTGGGTAGGAGATGAAATTACCGCAGCTATTGCCAGCCGCGATCTCGATCGCGATCCTAGTAATGGGCAACAACCGGGCTATGTATTAGCTGTAGCAACTAAAGACGCACAAAAAAGCCGGGATTTTGTAGAGTTATTGTTTGCAAAAAAGGCGATCGCTGGCGCAAATTTAGTTATTGAAGAATTCAACGGTATTAGGTTATTAAGTAATAGTCCGCGTTTACCATTAGAAAGTTTATCAACCAAAAGTGAAGGTGGGTTTTCGGGGGCGGTAGTAGGGAATGATTTTGTGTTATTTGCTAATCACCCTCAAGTTTTAAAAGAAGCAATTAATAATGTCCAAGCCCCCGATCTTAATTTGACAACTTCTAACCAGTATCAGCAAGCACTTGCGCAATTACCAGCGCGGAAAGTGGGGTTAGCTTTTCTAAATTATCCTAGCTTGTCGACTGAAAAAGAAAATCAACTATCACCAACTTATGAAAGTCAAATTGTTGCTCTTGAATTAAATCCCCAGGGATTACTTGCAGAAACTACTATAGTTGCAGGATTAGACAAAGAAATTTTACCGCCAATTTCTACTTTATCTCAACCATCTAAGGCTTTACAGTATATTCCTGCCTCCGTTAGCTTGGCGATTTCTGGAGTAGATTTAAGTAAGTTATCTAGTAGTAATTTGCAGCAATTTTGGGCGCAAGTTTCCCCAGGATTATCGGTAACTCAGTTAATTGAAAAGCCATTGGCGCAATTACAAGCAAGTTGGGGTATCAATTTAAAAGATGATATTTTCAATTGGGTACAGGGAGAATACGCTCTAGGAAAGCTGCCAAATAATGATTGGATTTTTGTCGTAGAAAGAAGCGATCGCGCGATCGCCGGAATAGAGAAATTAAATGCGATCGCCTCTGCTCAAGAATTGACTGTTACTTCTTTACCCTTAGCCAATCAAAAAGTCTCTGCATGGACGCAATTAACGCCTGTAGCGGCGCAAAGCGCAAGTTCCTCCGCTATTACCCTTAGCGCTAAAGTCAAAGGCGTACATACTACTGTAGGCAACTACGAGATTTTTACAACTTCTATTGATGCGATGGAACAAGTGTTAAAAACTGATAAAAATGGTTCTTTAGCTGATAATTCCCAATTTTTAGCTAGTACTAATGCTTTCCCGCAGCCAAATGCAGGCTATGTATATGTTGATTGGCAAGCAAACCAAGCAATCGTCAAGCAACAATTACCGATTATTAGCTTGCTTGAAATAGCAGGGAAGCCATTTTTTAGTAATTTGCGATCGCTAACTATTAGCAGTTATGACAACAAAGAAGACTTGCTTACAGGTGGCGCTTTCTTTAAATTCAATTCTAAATAA